The Flavobacterium johnsoniae UW101 genomic interval TGTGTGGCTTATGAAAATTTAGAAAGATTTTTTCCAAAAGAAAAAATCGTTTTAACAGGGAATCCGGTTCGTCAGGATTTAATTGATATTGATACGAAACGTGACGAAGCGATTGCTTTTTACGGCTTAGATCCAAATAAAAAAACACTGTTGGTTTTAGGAGGAAGTTTAGGAGCAAGGAGAATCAATCAGTTAATTGAAAAAGAACTTCAAAATTTCCTTTCGCAGGACGTTCAGATTATCTGGCAGTGCGGAAAATTATATTTTGAGGATTACAAAAAATACAATCAGCAAAACGTAAAAGTAGTTGATTTTATAGAAAGAATGGATTTTGTGTATGCGGCTGCAGATGTCATTATTTCACGAGCAGGAGCATCATCAGTTTCAGAATTATGTATTGTAGGTAAACCGGTAATTTTTATTCCGTCTCCTAATGTAGCTGAGGATCACCAAACTAAAAATGCTCAGGCAATTGTAGAAGCAAAAGGTGCGATTTTGTTGAAAGAATCTGAGCTTGACAACGAGTTTAGCATTGTTTTTGAAGCGCTGCTGAAAGACGATGGAAAACAAAAACAGCTGAGCGCAAACATTAAAAAACTGGCCCGCCCGGATGCAACAAAAGTAATTGTAGAACAAATTAAAAAGTTGTTATAATATAATATTTTATAAAAATTATACAACACAGAAAATAAATAAGAAGGCTATTTTAGGCAATTTAGGCTTGAAAAGACTTCATAAAACGCAAAGGATTAATTGTTAGTTTCTTACAAAAAAGTAAGAGGCAGTCAAGTCGAAAAAAACATATTTTAAAATGAATTTAAATCAAATAGAAAACGTTTATTTTATAGGTATCGGAGGCATCGGAATGAGTGCTTTGGCCCGTTATTTCAAATACATCGGAAAAAAAGTTTCCGGTTATGATAAAACGCCTTCTATGCTTACAAGTGAATTGATTGAAAGCGGTATTGATATTCATTTTGAAGACAACATCAATTTAATTCCATCTAATTATTATGTAGAGAATACGCTGGTAATTTTTACGCCTGCGGTTCCAGCCTCACATTCAGAATGGCATTATTTTATTGAAAGAAATTACCAAATTAAAAAACGAGCAGAGGTTTTAGGAATTATCACTAAGGATACTTTTAGTTTTGCAGTTGCCGGAACACACGGTAAAACCACAACATCTAGTATTTTAGGACATATTCTACACCAAAGCGGGGCAGATGTTACAGCCTTTGTAGGTGGTATTGTAGAAAATTACAATTCAAACTTAATTGGAACCGGAAAAACGGTAACCGTTGTAGAGGCTGATGAATTTGATCGTTCATTCCTTCATTTGCATCCTGATATTGCCTGCGTTACCTCAATGGATGCAGATCATTTGGATATTTATGGAACAAGTGATGCAATTCAGGCTTCGTTTATTGAATTTGCCTCGAAAGTAGAAGATAAAAGCAAATTGTTTATAACCAAAGAATTACCTCTTGAAGGTGTTCAATGTGCTATAAATGAAGATGCAGTGTATAAAGCCTATAATGTTCGAATTGAAGATGGAAATTATGTTTTTGATGTGCAGACGCCGTCAGAAATTATGAAAGACCTTCGTTTTGGACTTCCGGGAAAACACAATTTAATGAATGGGTTAATGGCTATTGCGATGGCGAAAACGTATGGCACCCCGACCGACGCCATTGCAAAAGCTATTGCCTCATTTAATGGAATCAGAAGACGTTTTTCTTATCAAATTAAATCAGATAAGTTAGTTTATATAGATGATTATGCACATCATCCAACAGAAATAAATGCTGTTCATCAGGCAGTTAGAGAGTTGTATCCGGGACGTAAAGTTCTGGCAGTTTTTCAGCCGCATTTGTTTAGCAGAACTAGAGATTTTGCCGACGGATTTGCCGAAAGCCTGTCTCAGTTTGATGAAGTGTTTTTGATGGATATTTATCCGGCACGCGAATTACCAATGGAAGGAATTACATCGCAATGGCTGCTGGATAAAATGACAAACCCGAACAGAAAAATTGTTGCAAAAGAAGATTTATTAGCGGAAATCAAAGCCAGTGATGCGCCAATAATTGTAACAATAGGGGCTGGTGATATTGGTGAAATGGTACCATCAATTAAAAAAATGCTGAATGAAAATATTTAATTGGACAAATATTCGATTAGTACTCATTTTAGGGCTTGTTCTTTTTCTATATTCTTTCGCGCAGCACCGAAATGGAGATAGAAAATTGAAAAAATCTATGGTTGTTTTTGTAGGAGAAAATACGCTTTTTGTAAAGCCGGAAACGGTTAATAAATTGTTGATAGAAAATAAAAGAGACGCTTCCAGTATTAGAAAAGATGAAGTAGATTTGAATAAGATAGAGAAAACCCTTGATGCGCAAGACATGATTGAGAAGTCAGATGTTTTTGTAAGTATCGATGGCGTTCTAAAAGCGGTAGTAAAACAGAAGACACCAATAGCAAGAATCTATAATGGTGATCGCTCTTTTTATATTGACTATGAGGGTGATAAAATGCCCTTGTCAGATAATTTTACGGCGCGAGTTCCTCTTGTTTCTGGGGCAATAAATGAAAAAAATAACGAAGATTTAGCTGCTTTATTTCGCACAATTTACGACGATGCGTTTTTGAGAAAAAACATCATTGCAATACAAATTATGCCTAATGGCAGCCTAAAAATGTTTAACCGAAACTATGATTACGTCATAGATTTTGGTCGTACAATGAATGTTGATAGAAAATTTAGAAACTATAAAGCCTTTTTTCAAAAGGCTGTTTTAGATAGTACGTTATACAAATACAATAAAATTGACCTTAGGTTTACGGAACAAGTAGTTTGCACAAAATAATAGAAGATGGAAAAAGATAACATTGCAGTAGGTCTAGATATTGGAACGACAAAGATAGTTGCCATGATAGGCAAGAAAAATGAGTATGGTAAATTGGAAATTTTGGGTATTGGAAAATCCAAAAGTCTTGGTGTTGCACGTGGTGTGGTAAACAACATTACGCAGACTATTCAATCTATTCAGCAGGCAATCCTTGAAGCAGAAAACAATTCAGGTTATAAAATAAAAGATGTAGTTGTAGGTATCGCCGGGCAGCACATCAGAAGTATTCAGCATACAGATTACATCAGCCGTAATAATCCGGAAGAAGTAATTGGTGAAAAAGATATTCAGCTTTTAATCGATCAGGTAAATAAACTGGCTATGTTACCGGGAGAAGAAATTATTCACGTTCTGCCGCAGGAATTTAAGATCGACGGACAATCTGAAATCAAAGAACCAATTGGAATGTACGGCGGAAGATTAGAATCTAGTTTTCACGTTGTAGTAGGGCAGGCTTCTTCAATCAGAAACGTTGGAAGATGTATTCAGAGTTCAGGAATCGAATTGTCTGGATTAACATTAGAACCATTAGCTTCTGCAGATGCTGTTTTAAGTCAGGAAGAAAAAGAAGCGGGAGTTGCGCTTATCGATATCGGGGGCGGAACAACCGATTTAGCCATTTTTAAAGACGGAATTATTCGTCATACAGCTGTAATTCCTTTTGGAGGAAATGTAATTACAGATGATATTAAAGAAGGCTGTTCGATTATCGAAAAACAAGCAGAGCTTTTAAAAATAAAATTCGGATCAGCATGGCCGGGAGAAAATAAAGACAACGAAATTGTTTCTATTCCTGGTTTAAGAGGCAGAGAACCAAAAGAGATTTCATTAAAAAATCTTTCAAAAATTATCCACGCCCGTGTGGTGGAAATCGTAGAACAGGTTTTTGCAGAAATCAAAGCTTACGGACATGAAGATCCCCGCAAAAAGTTAATTGCAGGAATTGTTCTTACTGGTGGTGGTGCACAATTAAAGCACATTAAACAATTAGTAGAATACATCACTGGTATGGATACCAGAATTGGATATCCAAACGAGCATTTGGCAGGAAACTCAAGCGAAGAAATTTCCAGTCCGTTATTTGCAACAGCAGTTGGTTTAGTAATGAACAGCATCGAAAACAGTACACAAAGTGCTATTAGAATGGAAGTTGTTAATGAACAGCCAAAAGTAGTTTACAGAACCGTTGAACCGCCTGTACAGCAGCCGCGATACGAAGTTGAAGAAAACTACGTTGAAAAAGTAGAAACTATGGAACACGCAAGAGAAGTTAAAACAACTAAGGCTGGACCAGAATCTACAGAAACAAAAATCAGAAGATCATTTTTTGATAGATATGTCGACAAAATCAAAGATTTTTTAGACAACGCAGAATAATAAAAGAGAAGGATTACTTTCTTGCCCCAAGTCAAGAAGTAAAAAATGTACTAAATAAGAATTTCAAAAAACCAAAAAGATGATGAGCAACTCAGAATTTGGAAGTATTTCATTTGATTTACCAAAAAACCAATCAAATGTAATCAAAGTAATAGGTGTAGGTGGAGGAGGAAGCAATGCTATCAACCACATGTTTAAACAAGGTATTAAAGGTGTAGATTTTATAGTTTGTAATACCGATTCACAAGCACTGCAGAACAGTTCAGTGCCTAACAAAATTCAGTTAGGAGTAAATTTAACAGAAGGTCTTGGAGCAGGAGCAAATCCTGACGTAGGACAGCAGTCTGCTATTGAAAGCATTGCCGACATTGAGAAAATGTTAGACCGCGGCACTAAAATGGTATTTATTACCGCTGGTATGGGTGGAGGAACCGGTACTGGTGCAGCTCCCGTTATCGCACAATTAGCAAAAGAAAGAGAAATCCTTACAGTGGGTATCGTGACAATTCCGTTTCAGTTTGAAGGGAAAGTACGTCAGGAGCAGGCACTTTTAGGAATCGAAAAACTACGTAAACAAGTTGACTCTTTAATTGTAATTAACAACAATAAATTAAGAGAAGTTTACGGAAATCTAGGTTTCAAAGCTGGATTCTCTAAAGCAGATGAAGTTTTGGCAACAGCCTCTAGAGGTATTGCTGAAGTAATTACGCACCACTATACTCAAAATATCGATTTACGCGATGCTAAAACAGTTTTGGCAAACAGCGGAACAGCTATTATGGGATCTGCTGTGGCAGAAGGAGAAAACAGAGCAAAAGATGCAATTGTATCTGCATTAGATTCACCATTATTAAATGACAATAAAATTACAGGAGCCAAAAACGTATTGTTGCTTATCGTTTCTGGGTCTAACGAGATAACGCTTGACGAAATCGGAGAAATCAACGATCATATTCAGGCAGAAGCAGGTTACAATGCCAATATCATCATGGGGGTTGGAGAAGACGAAAGCCTTGGTGAAGCTATCGCGGTAACTATTATTGCAACTGGTTTTGACGTTGAACAACAAAACGAGATTGTTAATACTGAGCCTAAAAAAATCATTCATACGTTAGAAGATGAGCAGAGAAGTGTTCATAATTTAACAAACAAACCGCTTACTTCATTTGATTTAAATGCAGAAACACCTACTGCAAAATCAGAGGAGAAGATTGTTTTTGAATTAATGGAAGATACGGTTGCTCCCGTACAAACTCCAGTTGCTCCGGTAACAACACCTACAATCAATCAGGAAGAATTGGTAGTGATGTCTGAGTTCATTAAAAACCTTGATGTAACTTTTGAAATCGTGTCGCCAATTACTGATATTGATTTTAAAATTTCGACTCCTGCTGCAGAACCGGTTCAGGAAGTAAAACCTGTACAGCAAAGAACTTTTGAAAGAGAAGAACAACAAACTACTTTTTCATTTGATTTACCGCTTTTCAAGTCAGAGCCTGAAATTAAAAGAGAACCAATTGCAGAACAAGACAATAAAATTGTTTTTGAACTGTCAAACGAAACTCGCAACATAAAAGTAAACGATCCGGTTTCATTTGTACCGGTAACGGAGCTTTCTGATAAAGGAATTATCAAATATTCGTTAGAAGAATATATGGAAGTTGAGAACGATTTACTAACTTCTAAACCGGTTGAAAAAGTGGTTGAAGATGTTGTTCCTGAAGAATTAAACATTACGTTGAAATCAAGAGCTGATTTTGCAAGCCAGCCAGATTTTTCAACAACTTCAGAAGTTTCTCCAATGGAATTAACAATTGAAGAAACACTTCGTTTAAGAGCTGAAGAAAGAAGAAAGAAACTAAAAGAATTTAATTATAAATTCCACAATAACGTTTCAAGAATAGATGAGCTGGAAAAAGAACCAGCTTACAAAAGATTAGGAATCGATTTGTCGAATTCTCAGTCAAACAATACAAATTCTAGAATTTCGGTTGGAACAGATAGTAACAACGATTTGCAATTGCGTTCAAATAATTCATTTTTGCACGACAACGTAGATTAATTTTACAATCATAATATAAGGATAGCCCGAAAATTGGATTTAATTTTCGGGTTATTTTTTTTATCTTCGCACAGAATTTAGAAATTTGACTTTTAAATTAGTATTTTAAAGACAATATTGTCACCCTGAGCGAAGTCGAAGGGCTTCTTGTCGGAAAGGGCTTCGTCAACGTTTATCCTGAGCGAAGCCGAATGGACTCAGCCTGACAACTAGAATATTATTTAAAATAAAAAATACCTGGTTAATAATCAATTTATAAGCACAGCTTATTCAAATAAAAAAATATAAAGATGAGTTTACAAGCAAAAATCATGGACGAGATCAAAACGGCCATGAAAGCAAAAGATACAGTAGCATTAGAAGCATTAAGAGCAGTAAAATCTGAATTATTATTAGCTTCGACAGCTTCAGGATCTAAAGAAGATTTAAAAGAAGACGAAGAAATTAAATTACTTCAAAGATTAGTAAAAACTCGTAAAGAAAGCGCAAGAATCTTTACAGAGCAAAACCGTCCTGACTTAGCTGAACCAGAATTGGCTCAGGTAGCGGTAATCGAGAAGTTTTTACCAGCTCAGTTAAGCGAAGAAGAAGTAGAAGCTGTAATTGCAAAAATCATTGCAGAAACAGGCGCTTCTGGAATTGCTTCAATGGGTAAAGTTATGGGATTAGCATCTGCTCAATTAGGCGGAACTGCTGAAGGAAAAACCATTTCTACAATTGTGAAAAAATTACTTTCGTAAATAATTTATGATTTTAGTCCCGATAGCTTCGGGACTAAAATCATAAATCTAACATTAACTGACCTCGTAGTTCAACTGGATAGAATATCAGATTTCGGCTCTGAGGGTTGGGGGTTCGAACCCCTCCGGGGTCACATTTAAAACTAAAAAAGCCTGCAAAATATTTTTTTGCAGGCTTTTTTTATGCCTTGAAATTCACTTATAAACAACAAATAAACTACTTTGTATTATTATTGGAAATCTTAATAAAAAAACCGAAATTGAGCTGGAATTAAACTAAATAATAACCCCATCTGCTGAATATTGTTCTAATTTATCAAATTAAACAAAATATATCAATGAGACATACATTAATAATTATGGGATTTTTTACAACAATTTTAAGTTTCTTTGGATGTTCAGGACAAACAAAACAAGAAAGCGATGTGATGATTGTCACTGTTATGGAAGAAAAAAAATTTGAACCATCAAAAGACAAGCTTGTTAATATGCATTTGACTAAACAAACTATATACGGAACTGCGGATAAATATTTATTAGACGAAATTTTTGATCATCTTTATAGTCAGTGCTCAGTTGAGAATCAAAGAGAATATGATATTGTAATGTCATGGAATAAATCAAAACAAGCGGTTTATAAAGTTTGTTTATTTAAAGGAGAAGTAAATAATGGCGGTTATAATCAGTTTTACAACAATTCTGGTGTACAGTATTATAAAGATTTACCAGACGCTTTAAATCTTATTGGAGCTCACAAATTTGCAGACTTAACAAAACGCGCTAATGACACTTTTGAAAAAGAATACGAAAGAGTCACAAAGTATCAGGAAAAATTTGTGGATGACCCATTAGAGGAGTTTGATGATGAGTTTTTTGACTTGAATAAAACTAAAAATCTTGAAAAACTGCTTGTTGACTACATCAGAAAACATAAAAAAGAACTTGTTGATTAATTTTACTGAAGCTTAATCTCTAGAGATGCTGTTTTGAATATTATTGCGTGTTAATTTAAAAGTAAAATCTAAAAAGAAGGCTTCTCAATTAGAGAAGCCTTCTTTTTTTATTATCGAATTATTTTTAGATAAGCGGTGTAAACATTGTCTTTAAGTGAAGTTCGCATATAATATACGTTTTCGTCTTTTTCTTTTAAATCAAACTGAATTAAACCGGCATCACAGTAATAGTAAAGTAAGTTATCATCATTGTCCGGGAATTCAATGTTTGAAACAGGCAGGGTTGTTAATTTTGCATCAAATGCTATTTCTCCATTATTTAAATCCAGCTCAAAAAGTTTCTTTTTACGAGTGTATCCCCAAATGTTTTCACTTTCTTTAAGAATGTATTCGATATTATCATCCTTAAAATCGGTTTTCCAAAGCTGAGTTCCTGTTTTTGAATCAACAGCATAGATAGAAGAAAACTGAGGGCCTTGTGCTGCTAAATATATTTTTTTGTCATGGCACAATATACGTTCCTTTGTATTGTATTGACTTTCATCTAATTTAAATTCCCATACAATATCAAGGTTATTAGGATTTAATGCAAAAAGCACATTTTTTTCATTTGCAATAAATACATTTTCACCATCTGTTACAGGTTTTCCAGTCATGGCTTCCTCAAAGCTTTTTTGGCTTAGTACTTTTCCTGTATCGGCTTCAAAACTATAAACAGTTGAACCGCTTTGAGTAAAAATTTTGTTATTAAAAACTAATGTCTGAATGTCGTTATTTGGAGTGTCTAGTTTGTAATTCCATGCCAGACTTCCGTCTTTTATGTTAAGAGCATAAAGATTACTGCTTCCGTTTTGATTTTGAGCAATGATAAAAAGTTTTCCATTGCTTATAGTTGGAGCCTGATCTTTTAGTATAATTTGATCAGTAATATTGCCCAGTCTTGATTTCCAGAAAAACTCGCCTGATTGATTGTCTACAGCAAAAATTTCACCATTAATAAACGGAACATATACAACACCATCCTGCAATGTAACTTTGTTGCCGCACATTTCCGTATTAGCATCTGAAGGTTTTACGGTCCAGTTAATTGTTTCGGTTTCTAAATCAAATGAAAAAAGTGCGCCGTCGTAATCATAAATAAGCATTGATTCGCCGTCTAATGGGATTTTTTTAACCGGTTTAAAGGCTTTGTTTACAACCATTTCAGCAACGGGAAGTTTATTATTGGCATTGTTAGTTTTACTGGCTGGCGCTTGTCCAAACATATTTACAGCAATAAATGCAAATAAAAATGGTACTAGTGTTTTTTTCATTTTTGAAATTTTGATTTGGGTGATTTTTTTAAGCAGGTATTTTATTTCTGTGTTTTCTTTCTGAAATTTTTAATTAAAACATAAACCGAAAAAACAAAAACAATCAAATACACAATTGCCAGAGCTGGTTTTTCAAATTTTAAAGTTTCAAAGTCAATTTGTTTGTACAATGCTGCACCTACAATGATGGCTACAATACTAAACGTAAATACCGGCACATTATTTTTGTTTTCCATGTTTTGATGTTTTTGATTTATAATTGGTTATTTAATAGTTTCTTCTGCATTTCCAGTTTTTACTTCTCCGGCGCGTTTGTAACTGGCTAAAATTACTCCAGTCGAAGTAACAGTATTTTCGATTAATTCAAATCCTGACGGATGTGCATTATCGTCAAATAGTTTTTTTCCTCTGCCAAGCAGTAAGGGATGAATTTTTAATCTAATTTCATCTACTAAATCATTTTTGAGCAGTAAATGAATAAGTTCGCTGCTTCCCCAAACCTGAATATCTAAACCTTCTGTCTCTTTTAGTTTTTTTATTTCTGCCAGATTTTTGATAAAGATAGAGTTTTTCCAATCTGATTTTTTTCTGGTTTTAGAAAGAACGTATTTATTGCCTTCATTAATATCAGGCCAAAATGCAGCGTTTTTCGGCCAGTAATCTTCCCAAATTTCGAAAGTCTTTCTGCCCAAAAGATAATCTGCCGGTTTTAGCTCATTTTTTACAGCACTGCTATAAGTTTCGTCTCCATAAGGCGCAGTCCATCCTCCATATTTAAATCCGTCTGATTTATCTTCTTTTGGTCCGCCCGGAGCCTGCATTACACCATCCAGCGAAATCATCGACA includes:
- the murG gene encoding undecaprenyldiphospho-muramoylpentapeptide beta-N-acetylglucosaminyltransferase, which produces MTKYKFILSGGGTGGHIYPAIAIANELKLQFPDAEFLFVGAKDKMEMQKVPQAGYEIKGLWIAGLQRKLTLQNMMFPLKLASSLLESKRIIKKFKPNVVIGTGGFASGPLLQAAGSAGIPTVVQEQNSFPGITNKLLSKKANAICVAYENLERFFPKEKIVLTGNPVRQDLIDIDTKRDEAIAFYGLDPNKKTLLVLGGSLGARRINQLIEKELQNFLSQDVQIIWQCGKLYFEDYKKYNQQNVKVVDFIERMDFVYAAADVIISRAGASSVSELCIVGKPVIFIPSPNVAEDHQTKNAQAIVEAKGAILLKESELDNEFSIVFEALLKDDGKQKQLSANIKKLARPDATKVIVEQIKKLL
- the murC gene encoding UDP-N-acetylmuramate--L-alanine ligase, whose product is MNLNQIENVYFIGIGGIGMSALARYFKYIGKKVSGYDKTPSMLTSELIESGIDIHFEDNINLIPSNYYVENTLVIFTPAVPASHSEWHYFIERNYQIKKRAEVLGIITKDTFSFAVAGTHGKTTTSSILGHILHQSGADVTAFVGGIVENYNSNLIGTGKTVTVVEADEFDRSFLHLHPDIACVTSMDADHLDIYGTSDAIQASFIEFASKVEDKSKLFITKELPLEGVQCAINEDAVYKAYNVRIEDGNYVFDVQTPSEIMKDLRFGLPGKHNLMNGLMAIAMAKTYGTPTDAIAKAIASFNGIRRRFSYQIKSDKLVYIDDYAHHPTEINAVHQAVRELYPGRKVLAVFQPHLFSRTRDFADGFAESLSQFDEVFLMDIYPARELPMEGITSQWLLDKMTNPNRKIVAKEDLLAEIKASDAPIIVTIGAGDIGEMVPSIKKMLNENI
- a CDS encoding cell division protein FtsQ/DivIB, with amino-acid sequence MKIFNWTNIRLVLILGLVLFLYSFAQHRNGDRKLKKSMVVFVGENTLFVKPETVNKLLIENKRDASSIRKDEVDLNKIEKTLDAQDMIEKSDVFVSIDGVLKAVVKQKTPIARIYNGDRSFYIDYEGDKMPLSDNFTARVPLVSGAINEKNNEDLAALFRTIYDDAFLRKNIIAIQIMPNGSLKMFNRNYDYVIDFGRTMNVDRKFRNYKAFFQKAVLDSTLYKYNKIDLRFTEQVVCTK
- the ftsA gene encoding cell division protein FtsA yields the protein MEKDNIAVGLDIGTTKIVAMIGKKNEYGKLEILGIGKSKSLGVARGVVNNITQTIQSIQQAILEAENNSGYKIKDVVVGIAGQHIRSIQHTDYISRNNPEEVIGEKDIQLLIDQVNKLAMLPGEEIIHVLPQEFKIDGQSEIKEPIGMYGGRLESSFHVVVGQASSIRNVGRCIQSSGIELSGLTLEPLASADAVLSQEEKEAGVALIDIGGGTTDLAIFKDGIIRHTAVIPFGGNVITDDIKEGCSIIEKQAELLKIKFGSAWPGENKDNEIVSIPGLRGREPKEISLKNLSKIIHARVVEIVEQVFAEIKAYGHEDPRKKLIAGIVLTGGGAQLKHIKQLVEYITGMDTRIGYPNEHLAGNSSEEISSPLFATAVGLVMNSIENSTQSAIRMEVVNEQPKVVYRTVEPPVQQPRYEVEENYVEKVETMEHAREVKTTKAGPESTETKIRRSFFDRYVDKIKDFLDNAE
- the ftsZ gene encoding cell division protein FtsZ, which translates into the protein MMSNSEFGSISFDLPKNQSNVIKVIGVGGGGSNAINHMFKQGIKGVDFIVCNTDSQALQNSSVPNKIQLGVNLTEGLGAGANPDVGQQSAIESIADIEKMLDRGTKMVFITAGMGGGTGTGAAPVIAQLAKEREILTVGIVTIPFQFEGKVRQEQALLGIEKLRKQVDSLIVINNNKLREVYGNLGFKAGFSKADEVLATASRGIAEVITHHYTQNIDLRDAKTVLANSGTAIMGSAVAEGENRAKDAIVSALDSPLLNDNKITGAKNVLLLIVSGSNEITLDEIGEINDHIQAEAGYNANIIMGVGEDESLGEAIAVTIIATGFDVEQQNEIVNTEPKKIIHTLEDEQRSVHNLTNKPLTSFDLNAETPTAKSEEKIVFELMEDTVAPVQTPVAPVTTPTINQEELVVMSEFIKNLDVTFEIVSPITDIDFKISTPAAEPVQEVKPVQQRTFEREEQQTTFSFDLPLFKSEPEIKREPIAEQDNKIVFELSNETRNIKVNDPVSFVPVTELSDKGIIKYSLEEYMEVENDLLTSKPVEKVVEDVVPEELNITLKSRADFASQPDFSTTSEVSPMELTIEETLRLRAEERRKKLKEFNYKFHNNVSRIDELEKEPAYKRLGIDLSNSQSNNTNSRISVGTDSNNDLQLRSNNSFLHDNVD
- a CDS encoding GatB/YqeY domain-containing protein yields the protein MSLQAKIMDEIKTAMKAKDTVALEALRAVKSELLLASTASGSKEDLKEDEEIKLLQRLVKTRKESARIFTEQNRPDLAEPELAQVAVIEKFLPAQLSEEEVEAVIAKIIAETGASGIASMGKVMGLASAQLGGTAEGKTISTIVKKLLS
- a CDS encoding DMP19 family protein, with protein sequence MRHTLIIMGFFTTILSFFGCSGQTKQESDVMIVTVMEEKKFEPSKDKLVNMHLTKQTIYGTADKYLLDEIFDHLYSQCSVENQREYDIVMSWNKSKQAVYKVCLFKGEVNNGGYNQFYNNSGVQYYKDLPDALNLIGAHKFADLTKRANDTFEKEYERVTKYQEKFVDDPLEEFDDEFFDLNKTKNLEKLLVDYIRKHKKELVD
- a CDS encoding outer membrane protein assembly factor BamB family protein produces the protein MKKTLVPFLFAFIAVNMFGQAPASKTNNANNKLPVAEMVVNKAFKPVKKIPLDGESMLIYDYDGALFSFDLETETINWTVKPSDANTEMCGNKVTLQDGVVYVPFINGEIFAVDNQSGEFFWKSRLGNITDQIILKDQAPTISNGKLFIIAQNQNGSSNLYALNIKDGSLAWNYKLDTPNNDIQTLVFNNKIFTQSGSTVYSFEADTGKVLSQKSFEEAMTGKPVTDGENVFIANEKNVLFALNPNNLDIVWEFKLDESQYNTKERILCHDKKIYLAAQGPQFSSIYAVDSKTGTQLWKTDFKDDNIEYILKESENIWGYTRKKKLFELDLNNGEIAFDAKLTTLPVSNIEFPDNDDNLLYYYCDAGLIQFDLKEKDENVYYMRTSLKDNVYTAYLKIIR
- a CDS encoding dihydrofolate reductase family protein, which encodes MRKIIVLSMISLDGVMQAPGGPKEDKSDGFKYGGWTAPYGDETYSSAVKNELKPADYLLGRKTFEIWEDYWPKNAAFWPDINEGNKYVLSKTRKKSDWKNSIFIKNLAEIKKLKETEGLDIQVWGSSELIHLLLKNDLVDEIRLKIHPLLLGRGKKLFDDNAHPSGFELIENTVTSTGVILASYKRAGEVKTGNAEETIK